The Anaerolineales bacterium genome contains the following window.
CCATCCTGGGCCCGGAGGAAAAATGCCCCGTTCATCCAAACGAAGCAGAACCGTCGGCCCGCCGGATTCCTCCCCTCGGTCCGTTCGAAACCGCAAACCGGGCCGCACCGGCCGGTACGGTCGCTCGCGGTTCTCCATTCCGACAACCTGGAAACCGGTGTTGGCCGTGGCGGCGGCCATCGCACTTATCGTCATTTTCTTGGCGGCGGTTCGCGGCGGCTTGAATTCGCAGTCCGGAACGGACCTCTCACCCGCCCAGGCGATGGAGCAGATCTCGAACGGGGCGGTCGTCCTCGACGTCCGGACCTACGAGGAATTCATCGGCGGCCACATCGAAAACAGCCTGTGGATCCCGCTGGCCGAATTGTCCGCGCGGTGGAACACCCTGC
Protein-coding sequences here:
- a CDS encoding rhodanese-like domain-containing protein; its protein translation is MPRSSKRSRTVGPPDSSPRSVRNRKPGRTGRYGRSRFSIPTTWKPVLAVAAAIALIVIFLAAVRGGLNSQSGTDLSPAQAMEQISNGAVVLDVRTYEEFIGGHIENSLWIPLAELSARWNTLPRDRPIILVCRSGVLSDQARDMLEGAGVENAVSLSGGLQAWVAAGFPTVAGEP